From a single Nicotiana tabacum cultivar K326 chromosome 8, ASM71507v2, whole genome shotgun sequence genomic region:
- the LOC107793903 gene encoding putative calcium-binding protein CML19, with amino-acid sequence MCMEATSSSAENNKFLFSRLRNRFSPKKPMIIKDDEVIDQTASTSTLSVSIINTSNENSDHLERVFTYFDEDGDGKVSPAELQRCVRAVGGELTEEEAEMAVRLSDSDGDGMLGLEDFSKLMEGGDVEEKSKESELRGAFEMYEMEGTGQITPKSLKRMLSRLGESTSVDNCKFMIQRFDLDGDGVLNFDEFKIMMNMEFKKI; translated from the coding sequence ATGTGCATGGAGGCTACTTCTAGCTCTGCAGAAAATAACAAGTTCCTTTTTTCAAGATTAAGGAATAGATTTTCACCCAAAAAACCGATGATAATCAAGGACGATGAGGTTATTGATCAGACGGCCAGTACTAGTACTCTTTCTGTGAGTATAATCAATACTAGCAATGAAAATAGCGATCATTTAGAGAGGGTATTTACGTACTTTGACGAGGACGGAGATGGAAAAGTGTCGCCAGCGGAGCTACAGCGGTGCGTGAGGGCGGTAGGAGGGGAGCTGACGGAGGAGGAGGCAGAGATGGCGGTGAGGCTATCGGATTCGGACGGAGATGGGATGTTAGGGTTAGAGGATTTTAGTAAATTAATGGAAGGAGGTGACGTGGAGGAAAAAAGTAAGGAGAGTGAGTTAAGAGGAGCTTTTGAGATGTATGAAATGGAAGGAACTGGTCAAATTACTCCTAAGAGTTTGAAGAGGATGTTGAGTAGACTTGGTGAGTCTACCTCTGTTGATAATTGCAAATTTATGATTCAAAGATTTGATCTTGATGGTGACGGAGTTCTTAACTTTGATGAGTTCAAAATTATGATGAACATGGAGTTTAAAAAGATCTAG